The region AGAATGTAATTGATTAATTTTGACTATATTTTCAGTTTACTTTTTACCTAATAATATCTACAGATAAACTAATTAAAAATATTAAGCGATATAATTAAATTTGTAGTTCTAGTTCTCTAATTTAGAAAAGTATTATTACTTGCATAAATATTTTTTATTTGTTTCATTAAAAATAAAACCATTATGAATACTTTGAAGCTCTCACTTAAAACAAAGCCATACTTATCCAATTTATTTACTTCCTTTTATAAGAAAAAATCTAATAATGTATCTTTTATTAAATGGTTCCATATACATTATTTTGGTGCTTCAATCTTATTGTTATTAAGTTTGCATTCATATTGTATGGGCACAGAATTTTAAAAGCGATGCAAGTAATAAGCGTTTCATTAACAATATAGAGCTACTGTTTGATCTAAATCTGCACAAGGTTCAATAGTAAATTCCAATAATTCTCTCCAAGGACTCCACTGTTTCCAAATAGTTTCTAAAGAATCAGCGTCTACAACAGAGTAACCATTGCCATGTTGAGGTAAGAAAATCCAAGATTTAACGTCATAACCTTCTGGTCTATTTTGTGGCCCGCCTTTGTCGTACCATTCTTTTAACATTTTGGATCCCTTATCTTGAGCATTTGCATCAGTAAATTTGTAAGAAATTAGAAACAACATAAATTAAAAAATAATTGCAACTTATTTTAGAGAGACTGTCAATTATTAAAAATACCTCCTGTGAGGTCTTCAAAAAAATTGGCAGTTTTAATGAAATTTGCTTTTATGAGTGTAGAGTTATTTTTATTATGCAAATCTCATTTTTTGCAAAAGTAGTTCTGTTTTTAACTCTTTATTGTATTTCTGATTTATCAATTAAAAATAATATTTTGCGAAAAGTTATGAATAGAGCTAATAGAGCTAAAAAAATTTAAACTTCCCAATCAATGGAATTTTTAACTAATTTCTGGAATAATCAACCCACCACAGTTATGGGAATAGGTGTAGCAATATTTGTATTATTAGGAATTTATATATCTTTAC is a window of Prochlorococcus marinus str. SB DNA encoding:
- a CDS encoding DUF3303 domain-containing protein, with translation MLFLISYKFTDANAQDKGSKMLKEWYDKGGPQNRPEGYDVKSWIFLPQHGNGYSVVDADSLETIWKQWSPWRELLEFTIEPCADLDQTVALYC